From the genome of Haladaptatus paucihalophilus DX253, one region includes:
- a CDS encoding alpha/beta hydrolase family protein, with the protein MFGFSVIGNSDAPDLKPYCIDTAAEDDHERQDWRAHTEVDFQLPFYLLIPDEQDPPYPVAITLHGHGAGGRDVSVGRPETTEQRTQITDERRDIALHAIDWGYAVIVPAMRGLAELANRSDEALGYRTCHTLQLHAQLFGRSLVGDRVWDVTCLLDFIEERSDIDDDRILVTGHSSGGAVALFSAAIDERIDAVAISSYFCTFEESIAAIDHCECNYVPGIAELGEQYDIAGLIAPRPFVATNGVEDDIFPIEGTKRAFERLQSIYTAAGAPEQCTLYIGDGGHEYYPDGVWPFVDDHF; encoded by the coding sequence CTGTTCGGTTTTTCCGTTATCGGGAATAGCGATGCCCCTGACCTGAAACCCTATTGTATTGACACGGCGGCAGAGGACGATCACGAACGACAGGATTGGCGAGCCCATACGGAAGTTGATTTTCAACTACCGTTCTATTTACTGATTCCCGACGAACAGGACCCACCGTACCCCGTTGCAATCACACTTCACGGACACGGAGCAGGTGGTCGCGATGTGAGTGTCGGCCGTCCAGAAACTACTGAGCAGCGTACTCAGATAACTGATGAACGGCGTGATATCGCGCTCCATGCCATCGATTGGGGCTATGCAGTAATTGTACCTGCCATGCGTGGGCTAGCCGAACTAGCGAACCGCTCCGATGAAGCGCTCGGCTACCGAACCTGTCACACCTTGCAACTACATGCACAACTCTTCGGTCGGTCGCTCGTGGGTGACAGGGTTTGGGATGTCACTTGTCTACTCGATTTCATCGAAGAGAGGTCGGATATCGACGATGACCGTATTCTCGTTACTGGCCACTCTAGCGGTGGAGCCGTTGCACTGTTCAGTGCAGCTATCGATGAGCGAATCGATGCAGTTGCGATATCGTCGTATTTCTGTACGTTCGAAGAGTCTATCGCTGCAATCGATCACTGCGAGTGTAATTACGTTCCGGGGATTGCGGAGTTGGGTGAACAGTACGACATCGCCGGGCTCATCGCACCACGCCCGTTCGTTGCCACAAATGGCGTCGAAGACGACATCTTTCCGATCGAAGGAACGAAACGCGCCTTCGAACGTTTGCAATCGATATACACGGCGGCTGGTGCGCCGGAGCAGTGTACGTTATATATCGGTGATGGTGGGCACGAGTATTATCCTGACGGCGTTTGGCCGTTCGTCGACGACCATTTTTGA
- a CDS encoding DUF2309 domain-containing protein codes for MSTESIIHDSIDEAATSIGSLWPIHSFVTANPLSGFEDQPFGEAVKRATDLLGGRGYPNPETFETALERGQIDPEILESELAEAGYEEEPHTLLDRISDATDVVEGVTDTAPNHVDQVLTKWLSNFLDEGSAHWSMPNREEGFYAAFRGVVEYDGEIPDEGLITDLPETPIETIETVLEPYPQSQWVSIFEEQLAALPGWTGLIKQRVDDGREWQSKYPISLEEYLAVRLALSDATGVDLEPSNEGTDMEPADELAQAFLRAWEATYRDDLVEAIAEESESMADSDPSSRPDAQLVFCIDTRSEVIRRHIEAGGDYETHGYAGFFGIPIEYRGYDTDVAVEACPPILEPQHYIHDFPTDNDTQASHDRWWGIREAADEIIKTLEANAATAYGYVENAGSGYGLALAARTLVPGRVHDLLDAVEASVPDEHEFCEPLIHHQHTYVGDLPVGLTHDEKVEYAATAFDLMGWEEFGRLVVFAGHASETTNNPYETSLDCGACAGNPSGPNARVLAAICNDEDVKTALRDRGFDIPEDTVFVAGQHNTTTDEVELYDDDIPESHAGDIDRLRADLAIARENATAERAESMGADSSMGVSETERRAADWAETRPEWGLAGNAGFVVAPRELTSNLNLDGRAFLHSYDWSTDPDGDALEAILTGPMVVTQWINTQYYFSTVDNAVYGSGSKVTQNPVGNVGVYQGTGGDLMTGLPLQSLMAADDKPYHQPLRLSTVVHAPVERVTGILADHEELTELLDNDWLSLTVVDPTQDHRTFHYGEDLEWIPMSEQTEVHLEIPNASAVADGGTQI; via the coding sequence ATGAGTACTGAATCCATCATCCACGATAGCATCGATGAAGCAGCGACTAGCATCGGGTCCCTCTGGCCCATCCACTCGTTCGTGACGGCCAACCCGCTCTCGGGGTTCGAGGACCAGCCGTTCGGCGAGGCGGTCAAACGGGCAACCGACCTACTAGGTGGTCGCGGCTACCCCAACCCCGAGACGTTCGAGACGGCACTGGAACGTGGCCAGATAGACCCGGAGATACTCGAATCGGAACTTGCCGAGGCAGGCTACGAGGAGGAACCCCATACGTTGTTGGACCGCATTTCCGACGCGACCGACGTCGTGGAAGGTGTCACCGATACCGCCCCAAACCATGTTGACCAAGTGCTGACGAAGTGGCTATCGAACTTCCTCGACGAGGGGAGTGCCCACTGGTCGATGCCGAACCGCGAAGAAGGGTTCTACGCCGCTTTTCGTGGGGTGGTCGAATACGACGGCGAAATCCCAGACGAAGGGCTCATCACTGACCTTCCCGAGACGCCGATCGAGACGATCGAGACGGTGCTGGAGCCGTACCCGCAGAGCCAGTGGGTGTCTATCTTCGAGGAGCAACTAGCTGCCCTCCCGGGCTGGACGGGGTTGATCAAGCAGCGTGTCGATGACGGGAGAGAGTGGCAGTCGAAATACCCGATTTCGCTGGAGGAGTACCTCGCGGTGCGTCTGGCACTGTCAGATGCGACTGGTGTTGACCTCGAGCCCTCGAACGAGGGCACCGACATGGAGCCAGCCGACGAACTCGCTCAGGCGTTCCTGCGTGCGTGGGAAGCGACATACCGTGACGATCTCGTCGAGGCGATCGCCGAGGAGAGTGAGTCGATGGCCGATAGCGATCCGTCGAGCCGTCCAGACGCCCAGCTTGTCTTTTGTATCGACACTCGTTCGGAAGTCATTCGCCGTCACATCGAGGCGGGGGGAGATTATGAGACTCACGGGTACGCTGGCTTTTTCGGCATCCCGATCGAGTACCGGGGATACGACACCGATGTAGCGGTCGAGGCCTGTCCACCGATCCTCGAACCACAGCACTACATCCACGACTTTCCGACCGACAACGACACGCAGGCGAGCCACGACCGCTGGTGGGGCATCCGCGAGGCCGCCGATGAGATTATCAAGACGCTAGAGGCCAACGCCGCCACAGCCTACGGCTACGTCGAAAACGCTGGCAGCGGCTACGGCCTCGCACTCGCGGCCCGCACGCTCGTTCCCGGGCGCGTCCACGACTTGTTAGACGCTGTTGAAGCGTCGGTACCCGACGAACACGAGTTCTGTGAGCCGCTGATCCACCACCAGCACACCTATGTCGGTGACCTCCCGGTGGGACTGACCCACGATGAAAAAGTCGAGTACGCCGCGACCGCCTTCGACCTGATGGGCTGGGAGGAGTTCGGCCGCCTCGTCGTCTTCGCCGGGCACGCCAGCGAGACGACTAACAACCCGTACGAGACGAGTCTAGACTGTGGCGCCTGTGCTGGTAACCCCAGCGGCCCGAATGCCCGCGTACTTGCAGCAATCTGTAACGACGAGGATGTCAAGACGGCACTCCGCGACCGCGGCTTCGACATCCCCGAGGACACCGTCTTCGTCGCTGGCCAGCACAACACCACGACCGACGAGGTGGAACTGTACGATGACGACATCCCCGAAAGTCACGCGGGGGATATCGACCGGTTGCGTGCAGACCTGGCTATCGCTCGCGAGAACGCGACAGCCGAGCGCGCCGAGTCGATGGGTGCCGACAGCTCGATGGGGGTCAGTGAGACGGAACGCCGTGCCGCCGACTGGGCCGAAACGCGTCCCGAGTGGGGACTGGCCGGCAACGCTGGCTTCGTCGTCGCCCCTCGCGAACTGACGAGCAACCTCAATCTCGACGGCCGGGCCTTCCTCCACTCCTACGACTGGTCGACCGACCCGGATGGTGACGCGCTCGAAGCGATCCTCACTGGCCCCATGGTCGTCACACAGTGGATCAATACTCAGTACTACTTTTCGACAGTCGACAACGCAGTCTATGGCAGCGGGTCGAAGGTGACGCAGAACCCTGTCGGCAACGTCGGTGTCTACCAGGGAACCGGCGGCGACTTGATGACCGGTCTCCCCCTCCAGTCGCTGATGGCCGCCGATGACAAACCGTATCACCAGCCGCTCCGCCTCTCGACGGTCGTCCATGCGCCGGTCGAGCGCGTTACCGGCATCTTGGCCGACCACGAGGAGTTGACCGAACTGCTGGACAACGACTGGCTCTCGCTGACGGTCGTCGACCCGACCCAGGACCACCGCACCTTCCACTACGGGGAGGATTTAGAGTGGATACCAATGTCCGAACAGACCGAAGTACACTTGGAGATACCGAACGCTTCCGCTGTCGCGGACGGTGGAACACAAATCTAG
- a CDS encoding proton-conducting transporter transmembrane domain-containing protein, which translates to MSGRSSKPTIGALPDTTVESPSVPIVLTWLVWTLFAASIAVLIARVRFGGSWEIPGVVAIDGLTILMWVVVTFFSGIVHSYSRRYMAGSAHETDFFLAVFGFTAAVMGLVAADLIALFWLLWLAMGLVMAKLVGLVDGWRQARAAATVARRYFLASSALLGVALTVLWWTTGATTISGIAAASDSLDGAVWLVAAGTLVLAAIIQSALVPFHGWLLSSMTAPTPASALMHAGFVNAGGILLVRFAPVVTVDTTFMLAVVAVGAASAIGGKLLKSVQTDVKRKLGCSTVGQMGFMIMQAGLGFFGAAITHLILHGFYKAYQFLSSGGQIEHTSPSEEPSHTVGYPTSVVTFAVTLLTGLAGGILFAALTGKGTNMDAGLLLTFFVVFTTLHAARNAVQTTSLSRSARYGAVPLVFFPAIVIYAAVYETISGLLFGLPMVTAPTELTLLHGVIAVIFVGIYVGIETGIHERSQRLYVALINASQPASDTLLTSTEEYNEY; encoded by the coding sequence ATGTCAGGACGTAGTTCGAAACCGACGATCGGAGCGCTCCCGGACACGACGGTGGAATCGCCGTCCGTGCCCATTGTACTAACGTGGCTCGTGTGGACGTTGTTCGCCGCGAGTATCGCCGTCCTCATCGCCCGAGTCCGGTTCGGTGGGTCGTGGGAGATCCCCGGCGTGGTCGCCATCGATGGCCTGACCATTCTGATGTGGGTGGTCGTCACCTTCTTTAGCGGGATTGTTCACAGTTACTCTCGCCGCTACATGGCTGGTAGCGCCCATGAGACCGACTTCTTCCTCGCCGTGTTCGGTTTCACGGCTGCTGTGATGGGGCTCGTGGCCGCCGACCTTATCGCCTTGTTCTGGCTCCTATGGCTGGCGATGGGGCTTGTGATGGCGAAACTCGTCGGTCTTGTCGACGGTTGGCGCCAGGCACGGGCGGCCGCGACGGTCGCTCGCCGGTACTTCCTCGCCAGCAGCGCGCTACTCGGGGTCGCGCTGACCGTATTGTGGTGGACGACCGGTGCGACGACGATCTCCGGGATCGCCGCGGCGTCTGATTCGCTCGACGGAGCGGTGTGGCTCGTGGCTGCCGGGACCCTCGTCCTCGCGGCGATAATCCAGTCGGCGCTCGTTCCCTTCCACGGCTGGCTCCTCTCCTCGATGACCGCTCCGACACCGGCATCGGCACTGATGCACGCCGGGTTCGTCAATGCGGGTGGCATCTTGCTGGTCCGCTTTGCCCCGGTCGTCACCGTCGATACCACCTTCATGCTGGCAGTGGTCGCCGTCGGCGCGGCCAGCGCGATTGGTGGGAAACTCCTGAAGTCGGTCCAGACGGACGTCAAGCGCAAACTCGGTTGTTCAACGGTCGGCCAGATGGGATTCATGATCATGCAGGCTGGCCTCGGGTTCTTCGGGGCCGCCATCACCCACCTCATCCTGCACGGCTTCTACAAGGCATACCAATTCCTCTCCTCCGGGGGGCAGATTGAACATACCAGTCCGAGCGAGGAGCCCTCGCACACGGTGGGGTACCCAACGAGCGTCGTCACCTTCGCGGTGACGCTGCTGACCGGACTAGCCGGCGGTATACTGTTCGCGGCGCTGACCGGAAAAGGGACGAACATGGACGCCGGACTCCTGCTGACCTTCTTCGTCGTGTTCACCACGCTCCACGCGGCCCGCAATGCGGTCCAGACCACCTCACTTTCGCGGTCGGCCCGCTACGGAGCCGTCCCCCTGGTCTTCTTCCCAGCCATCGTCATCTACGCCGCCGTCTACGAGACGATATCCGGACTCCTATTCGGACTTCCGATGGTCACAGCCCCGACTGAACTGACTCTGCTCCACGGCGTCATTGCCGTCATCTTCGTTGGCATCTACGTTGGGATCGAGACCGGTATCCACGAGCGCAGCCAGCGTCTCTACGTCGCACTGATTAACGCCAGCCAACCCGCGTCGGACACCCTCCTGACCTCCACAGAGGAATATAATGAGTACTGA
- a CDS encoding carbonic anhydrase, with product MSGDDLKSAIESVQEWTGSRRNREDGSATQTALVVSCSMSDCSWKPLWPVDATWNVIGVQTLGNQTWDQYEGQVVLDSDIELLETQHDITAVLIVGHTRCQVLEDAYDRWIAPDSGSPAGIEARLKPLRSLVGDAFEEGLLTDSMPPQTRQNRLVEYNVCRQVVFLKQALPSSVTVAGYVHDQDGAYNSFPDKQYLVALDGETEPTTIRARLPDDSSVQVTNLLT from the coding sequence ATGAGCGGGGACGATCTCAAATCTGCTATCGAGTCAGTTCAAGAATGGACCGGTTCTCGGAGAAACCGGGAAGATGGCTCGGCCACCCAGACGGCCCTCGTCGTCTCGTGCTCGATGAGCGACTGCAGTTGGAAACCGCTGTGGCCGGTCGATGCTACCTGGAACGTCATCGGAGTGCAGACGCTCGGGAATCAGACCTGGGATCAGTACGAAGGTCAGGTGGTACTGGACAGCGATATCGAACTCCTCGAAACGCAGCACGACATTACAGCAGTACTCATCGTCGGACACACGAGGTGTCAGGTTCTCGAAGACGCGTACGACCGGTGGATTGCACCCGATTCAGGGTCACCTGCAGGTATCGAAGCGCGGTTGAAGCCGCTCCGTTCGCTCGTCGGAGATGCGTTTGAGGAGGGGCTCCTGACTGACTCGATGCCACCTCAGACGAGACAGAATCGACTTGTCGAGTACAACGTCTGTCGCCAGGTTGTGTTTCTCAAGCAGGCACTCCCGTCGTCGGTCACGGTCGCTGGCTACGTACACGACCAAGATGGGGCGTACAATTCGTTTCCTGACAAGCAGTATCTGGTCGCCCTCGACGGCGAGACAGAACCAACCACAATCCGGGCTCGTCTCCCCGACGACTCGTCGGTACAGGTCACAAATCTCCTGACCTGA
- a CDS encoding Lrp/AsnC family transcriptional regulator, with amino-acid sequence MVEGEIDDVDRAILYALQEDARNMSSGDITERTDTSDSTVRKRIQRLESDGVIKGYSANVDYQKSGYPLQMLLYCTASIVERGDLIPDILEIDGVVSVQELVTGEQNLLVTAVGESDSDITPVAQALLDMGLTVADEVLVRTHETTPFGKFNSNTHTGDDS; translated from the coding sequence ATGGTTGAAGGAGAGATCGACGACGTCGACAGAGCAATTCTGTATGCACTCCAGGAAGACGCTCGAAACATGTCTTCTGGAGACATCACAGAGCGAACCGATACCTCGGACAGTACCGTCCGCAAGCGCATCCAGCGTCTCGAATCCGATGGGGTAATTAAAGGATACAGTGCCAATGTCGATTATCAAAAATCGGGCTATCCGCTCCAAATGTTGCTCTACTGCACCGCTTCGATAGTCGAACGTGGTGACCTTATCCCCGATATTCTAGAAATCGATGGTGTCGTCTCTGTTCAAGAACTGGTCACCGGGGAACAAAATCTCCTCGTGACTGCTGTCGGCGAGTCGGACAGCGACATCACACCCGTCGCACAGGCACTCCTCGATATGGGGCTTACCGTTGCTGATGAAGTTCTCGTTCGAACCCACGAGACGACACCTTTCGGCAAGTTCAATTCCAATACTCACACGGGGGACGATTCCTAA
- a CDS encoding helix-turn-helix domain-containing protein, with the protein MLAIFEEVEGPVVTSGDVADALECSRETARRKLGQLEDQGKVKSRQTAAVRRYWWVVRCL; encoded by the coding sequence GTGCTCGCCATTTTCGAGGAAGTAGAGGGGCCCGTTGTGACCTCTGGTGATGTCGCAGATGCGCTTGAGTGTTCACGAGAGACTGCTCGACGGAAGCTTGGACAGCTTGAGGACCAGGGCAAAGTGAAGAGTCGCCAGACTGCCGCTGTTCGTCGATACTGGTGGGTTGTACGCTGCCTTTGA
- a CDS encoding Lrp/AsnC family transcriptional regulator, whose product MDDKDLRILKAIGILESGSPDKIADETRIPKSTVHYRLEKLQEEGIIKNEIFDIDFEQAGLNLTLITEVWAEYDSGYHKQVGDKLGNVNGVNQVYFTLGDTDFILVSHLASRGMVEDLISEFEEVDEISRTSSKFVITTIKDESNPLNDYDIESLKDALLPDLS is encoded by the coding sequence ATGGACGATAAGGATCTTCGAATTCTTAAAGCGATCGGGATACTCGAATCGGGAAGCCCTGACAAAATAGCCGACGAGACTAGGATTCCGAAATCAACCGTTCACTATCGTCTCGAGAAGTTACAAGAAGAGGGGATCATAAAGAACGAAATCTTCGATATCGACTTCGAACAAGCAGGATTAAATCTCACCCTCATCACGGAAGTCTGGGCCGAATACGACTCTGGGTACCACAAACAAGTCGGAGACAAACTCGGTAACGTAAATGGCGTTAACCAGGTGTATTTTACCCTCGGTGACACTGACTTCATACTGGTTTCGCACCTTGCATCTCGTGGAATGGTCGAGGATCTCATCTCGGAATTCGAAGAAGTAGACGAAATCTCGAGGACGAGTTCGAAGTTCGTTATCACGACAATCAAGGACGAGTCAAATCCACTCAATGACTACGACATTGAGAGCCTAAAAGACGCGCTTCTTCCGGACCTCTCGTAA
- a CDS encoding APC family permease has translation MSHITMTDELSRILSKRDVFVLALGAMIGWGWIVQTGYFIDKSGVNGAISAFVLGGFMVGVVSLIYGELASAMPVVGGEHAYSMRALGPAGSFACTWAIIFGYVSVVAFEAVALPSALAYIVPGFNVFQLWTVAGQPVYATWVLTGVVGSIVVTYLNYRGVRPAAQFQAILALIITVSGVTLLLGALFNGGSPSSPPFANAGIEGVFTVAIMTPFMFVGFDVIPQAAGEADVSPKTLGGLIVLSVACAATFYIAVIWAAGQVASGTTLVESSLPAATAMEIAFNSKIIGRIMALAGLAGILTSWNGFVLGASRAIYALAESNMLPDSLGTIHSEYSTPSTAIVLVGALAALAPLFGKQMLVWIVNAGGLGMVTAWFLVVVSFLTLRYRNAELNRPFKLPAGYIVGGLGLVLTVFFIGLYLPGSPSALTWPYEWAIVGIWCLLGAVLLAIAGGLPTQREADAHMSVPDLDE, from the coding sequence GTGTCGCACATAACCATGACAGATGAACTCTCACGCATCCTCTCGAAACGCGATGTGTTCGTACTCGCACTTGGCGCAATGATTGGATGGGGTTGGATCGTTCAGACAGGCTATTTCATCGACAAAAGCGGTGTTAATGGAGCGATATCGGCATTCGTTCTTGGCGGGTTCATGGTGGGTGTCGTTTCGCTCATCTATGGTGAACTCGCATCGGCGATGCCCGTTGTCGGCGGGGAACACGCCTATAGCATGCGTGCCTTAGGACCAGCAGGCTCGTTCGCCTGCACGTGGGCGATTATTTTCGGCTACGTTAGCGTCGTCGCATTCGAAGCAGTTGCACTCCCGAGCGCACTTGCGTACATCGTCCCCGGGTTCAACGTCTTCCAACTGTGGACGGTCGCCGGTCAACCCGTCTACGCAACGTGGGTCCTCACGGGGGTCGTTGGCTCGATAGTCGTTACTTACCTCAACTATCGGGGCGTCCGCCCGGCGGCGCAGTTCCAAGCGATTCTCGCGCTCATAATCACGGTTTCCGGTGTAACGCTCTTGCTCGGAGCGCTGTTCAACGGGGGCTCACCATCCTCCCCGCCCTTCGCGAATGCCGGAATTGAGGGCGTGTTTACCGTAGCAATAATGACGCCATTCATGTTCGTTGGATTCGACGTGATTCCTCAAGCAGCGGGCGAAGCCGACGTTTCCCCGAAAACGCTCGGAGGACTTATCGTCCTCTCTGTAGCCTGTGCTGCCACGTTCTACATTGCAGTGATTTGGGCAGCAGGACAGGTTGCTTCAGGGACGACGCTCGTCGAAAGTTCACTCCCTGCTGCAACCGCGATGGAAATCGCGTTCAACAGCAAAATCATCGGACGAATCATGGCACTCGCCGGTCTCGCAGGTATCCTCACAAGTTGGAACGGCTTCGTGCTCGGCGCTAGCAGAGCGATTTATGCGCTCGCCGAGTCGAACATGCTGCCTGACTCGCTTGGGACGATTCACTCCGAATACAGCACCCCATCGACTGCAATCGTACTCGTCGGAGCGCTCGCTGCACTCGCACCGCTGTTCGGCAAGCAGATGCTGGTGTGGATCGTGAATGCGGGCGGACTCGGAATGGTCACGGCGTGGTTCCTCGTTGTTGTTTCTTTCTTGACTCTTCGATATCGCAACGCCGAACTCAACAGACCCTTTAAGCTCCCAGCTGGATACATCGTCGGTGGACTAGGGTTGGTGTTAACCGTCTTCTTTATCGGTCTCTACCTTCCCGGGTCACCCTCGGCACTCACGTGGCCCTACGAATGGGCTATTGTAGGCATATGGTGTCTGCTCGGCGCTGTTCTACTCGCGATCGCTGGGGGGCTTCCCACGCAAAGGGAAGCAGATGCCCACATGAGTGTTCCCGACTTGGACGAGTAG
- a CDS encoding NAD-dependent succinate-semialdehyde dehydrogenase produces MRSINPATEDVIETYDEHDEPTVSARLDEAWREFESWRTKPIERREALLADVADVLRENADEYATRMTTEMGKPIEQAVAEVEKCAWVCEYYAEHAAEFLQNDRIGTVPGSKTYVSYEPIGPVLAVMPWNYPFWQVFRFAAPHITAGNVAVLKHAPNVFGCARAIESVFERAGYPSGVFTSLQIPAERVSTLIEDDRIKGVSLTGSTRAGRAVAETSGHELKPTVLELGGSDPFIVLDDAPIERAAKQGAKARTQNNGQSCIAAKRFLVHETVYDEFLERFTEEMNALTVGDPSKAQTDIGPQARADLLESLHEQVTRSVVSGATLHLGGKPLDQAGYYYPPTILTDVPDDAPAATEELFGPVATVLKVETEQEAIRVANDTPYGLGASIWTGDTERGEALTQKITAGNVFVNQVVASDPRVPFSGTKASGHGTELSHHGIQEFVTKKTIWIDEVSDSV; encoded by the coding sequence ATGAGATCGATCAACCCAGCAACCGAAGACGTCATCGAAACGTACGACGAACACGACGAGCCAACGGTCAGCGCCCGATTGGACGAGGCATGGAGAGAATTCGAATCGTGGCGGACCAAGCCGATCGAACGTCGCGAAGCGCTGCTGGCGGATGTGGCTGACGTGCTGCGCGAGAACGCCGACGAGTACGCGACTCGGATGACCACCGAAATGGGAAAACCCATCGAACAGGCGGTTGCCGAGGTCGAAAAGTGTGCGTGGGTCTGTGAGTACTACGCTGAGCACGCCGCGGAGTTTCTACAGAACGATCGGATCGGTACCGTTCCCGGTTCGAAAACGTACGTCTCGTATGAACCGATCGGACCGGTCCTCGCAGTAATGCCCTGGAACTATCCATTTTGGCAGGTTTTCAGATTTGCTGCGCCCCACATCACTGCAGGAAACGTTGCAGTGCTCAAACATGCACCGAACGTCTTCGGCTGTGCACGAGCCATCGAATCGGTCTTCGAACGCGCCGGATACCCCAGCGGCGTTTTCACCTCCCTTCAAATTCCCGCCGAACGAGTGTCGACGCTCATCGAAGACGACCGAATCAAGGGGGTGAGCCTGACAGGCAGTACGCGGGCGGGGCGAGCGGTTGCGGAGACGTCCGGCCACGAACTCAAACCGACCGTACTCGAACTCGGGGGGAGCGACCCATTCATCGTACTCGATGACGCGCCGATTGAACGTGCTGCCAAACAAGGGGCCAAAGCTCGAACACAGAACAACGGACAGTCCTGTATTGCCGCCAAACGGTTTCTGGTACACGAAACAGTCTACGATGAGTTCCTCGAACGGTTTACCGAGGAGATGAACGCACTCACGGTCGGAGATCCATCGAAAGCGCAAACCGATATCGGGCCGCAAGCACGAGCGGATCTGTTAGAGTCGCTCCATGAACAAGTTACGCGGTCCGTCGTGTCTGGTGCGACACTTCACCTCGGAGGTAAACCGCTCGATCAGGCCGGTTACTATTATCCACCGACGATCCTCACCGATGTCCCGGATGATGCACCGGCAGCGACTGAGGAACTGTTCGGCCCGGTTGCCACCGTTCTCAAAGTCGAAACCGAACAGGAGGCAATTCGCGTGGCGAACGATACCCCATACGGACTCGGTGCAAGTATCTGGACGGGAGATACCGAACGCGGCGAAGCACTCACCCAGAAGATCACCGCTGGCAATGTCTTTGTCAACCAAGTCGTCGCATCGGATCCACGAGTTCCATTCAGTGGTACGAAGGCCTCGGGCCACGGAACAGAACTCTCCCACCACGGAATCCAAGAGTTCGTCACGAAGAAAACGATCTGGATCGACGAGGTGTCGGACAGCGTCTAG